tcgtctttaaaaacaaaaacctgatgccttttgtttttatatcacattcatttccaagtATATCCCTTTCCTATCCAGAAAGctatctcttgtaacaaaaaattaaaagaaaatcagttCTACAAAACCAACCACATTGCCTTCTCTAATAGTATATATTATGTGCCACACCCATAGCTTCCCACTTCTGTAATGAAGTATTTCATTGTGTGTACAAATGAATGTACATTTTCTCAGTTTTATCATAATTGCATAAAATTctatttgttttgttctttttctgatttATGCCATTGTGGTCACTGTGTTTATCTGGCTCTGTTCACATCAATTACATCATCTGCTCTATATCAATTTATAAAGGTATTCTCATGGTTCTATGAATTCTCTTTATTTGCTGTTTCTTATGGTGGAgtaatattccataacattcagGTAAAACAATTTAGGTAACCATTCCTCTGTCAATGGacacttatttttatttcttgttctttgctaccaaaaaaaatgtCATTATGAATATTTCATTATATGGGATATCTTTGAAGGTCTTTGACCTTGGAGTATATATGGGAATTGAGTCAAAGTATGAATATTTTACTCAccttttattagtttttaaagttattttatttccaactaaaaatcatttatattttctctctcatttcattcACAAAGCATAGTCCCCAATTGTTTACTAGAGtgtttggaccaattcacaactctctCATGTTTATGTTCCTGTCTTTCTATTTGTCAGCGAGGTGGCGCAGTGGATTGAGCACGGGGCCTGGAGTCAAAGAAGACTCCTCTTGATGAGTTTatatccaatctcagacactagctgtgtgatcctgggcaactcacgtACTtagttcctcaaatgtaaaatcaactagagaaggacatggtaaactacttcagtgtctttgccaataaaatgcTAAATGGGGGTCACAAGGAAGTTCTTCCAAGAAccatttgttcatattctttggcgTTTTACTTAGGCAATGACTCTTGCTCTGGTATATGTGTTAATTCCTCATATTATCTTAGatattagacctttatcagacaTATTTGGTGTAATAATTTTCCCTTCTACTTTAGCTCTGTTGAACCtacaaaaaaaaactttacaattttacataattgaaatttattttttgtgatttcCCTCTGTGACATGTTTGGTTAAAAATTCTCTCCCtactcataactgtgaatgatACCTCCATCCATCTTCTTCCAATAAAAAAAAGTGACTCAACTTCAAGTTGAGTATCCATGTCTAACCTATTGTATATCATGTAAGATGCTGATCTACAATGTTTTGGCAAactccttcccagttttcccagcagttgttGCCAGAGAGGCAGTTCTTCCTAAAGTGAAGCTGTTCTAcagctctgttctttttttttttattagtaccaaatagttttggcGATTACTGGTTTATGAAATGACTTGAAGATTGGAAGTTCTATTCATCTAATTCTGTCCTCCCTAGGATCTTGTGATCTACACCtccaaatttatttcattaatattctATCTAGTTTTTCAAAAGTACCACCGTGGTAGTTCAACTGGTATAGtattaaactgagaagttaatTCAAGTAATACCATTACATCTGATTTATTGGTGTTACTTAACCATGAACAATTAATTATTACAATTAttcaagtcattatttcttaaagGAGTCTTTTACAGTTGTATTTGTGTCTTGAGTGTCTTGGTCATTAACCTCTGATATTttagtattttgtaattatgttgaatgggatttccctttatatttttcCTCCTAGATATTGTTATGGCTataaatcactaatgatttttATGCATTTGTTTTATATCTTTATTCTTTATTGAAACTATTAACGATACCAACTAGACTCTGCTTATTCACATAGGTTTCCTAAGTAAGCCataattttgtcttctttgctaatttttattaaacattctTTTGAAAGACATTGCTTTTAGTGGTAAACACTATTCACCCCCTATTTATAACCACTCCCTGCCTAACTTTATTACTTGGTTTGGTAAAAATACTACCTTAgtcaaaataatgttttcagGCAACACTAAGTTCAGATTTTTGCATTTCTGGCAATTGTTTATATACAGCAATTGGGTTTggtttgttgtttggttgtttcggCTGTGTCAGAGTCTTCAggactccatttgaagttttcttggcaaaggtattgtttgccattgccttctccagctcattttacaaatgaggaaaatgaggcaaatagggttagacaacttgcctagggtcacacagctagtaagtgtctgaggctggatttgaactcaggtcttcgtgactccagggctggtgctcttaGGACATATTAATGATACTGTTATTAAACAACATTGGTAGGGATAACAATAATGCTTGGATCTTGTAAACAAACttagaatatatttttcttaatcatcttgagagagaggaaaaatatctATAAATTACTAATATAAATCATATATTACCAGTCTTATTTATAGGGGCAGTAGGGAAATCACTGGATATGGAGTCATGACCATATGACTGACTTCCACTAAAAGGCAAGTGAATTCAGGATCTCTGGGAGTGCCAATAATCCTCCTATTCCCATCCTTCCCCAGACCACTGCTTACTGCTAACAGCTTAGCCTTTACAGCCATAATTCAGGGAAGTAACTCCTGTAAAGAAGGGATCAATCACCTCCAACAACTACCAGCCAACTAATTATCATCTACATTCAAGCCTAGCAGAAATAACAAGGCACACTGAGGGAAAGATAGGAGGGAGCctgtgccaggcaagtcaaactaccaccaccaccaccatcttaaTCACCATCTTCTTTCAGACACTAGTGGAGATAACTTAGGAAGGAGAGTTTTAGGAATAGCAGTACTTCCCACCCAGTGCCCAAAGCCTTCATCCTGGGAAGCTACCTCTGTGAATCTATAGCCTGCAGATGCTACAGTCACAGCTAGTGAAGgatgcagaaaagaaaattcttgtgaCCAAAGTCTTTGGTATTGTCCAATGGCTCAACATTAGAAACTGATCTGATTTTATCAGAGgtagctaggtgttgcagtggagaGAGGGCTTTGGCCTggaatgagaaagacctgagttcaaatacagcatcATAAACCTAGGTGACCCCcttgaagtcacttaacttctgtctgcctcagtttcctcaactgttagaTGGGAATGATAGCATGTACATCCCAGGGTTgctgcaaagatcaaatgagctaatctTTGTTAGGTCTTTAGCTCAGAGTAGGTACTTATATGATTGTTTCCTCCCCTTTCTTATCAGTGGGAAAGACATTAAAGAAAGGATATTATCATCTGCTTTTTCATTGTACCCATGGAATCTTTCCTCTAACTTGCAGTTGAAACTTTCTGCCTCTCtgttaaaatgtgagctccttgcaaGCAAGGACTATCTTATCCATCTGTATACCCctagcttttagcacagtgcttaataaatgtttttttcattcattcactcattcaggctcaaattctagctctgccattcACCACTATAAGGTCCTTCTATGTAACTGAACATATGCTGTATCCTTGgatctttatattattttttggCACTTGTTCTCCTGCTAAGATAATggtttaataatattattatttcaaatgCTTCAATTGTAAGGTACAGATATGGAAGGGAAGATTTCAAAtgaacctttaaaaaaagattttgttagGTAGAAGAAATAAGGCTATACTTGAAATTAATCCTCTTCAGGTTGTTTACTATTTTACTAATTACACTACAAAATTAGTTTTTCCAACTAATGAAGATTTAGGGCTTAGGCAACTTTGTAATAGAAGAAATcagtctcttaaaaaaaaaaaccctcatgaATTTATTGCAAATTTCATTGTTTCCTAGCAATACCAGAATTTCATTAGATATAATAATGCCCAAATCAAcaatcctgttttatttttttaccactTAAAACCCTAAGAGTATTGGTCTGCTGAAACACACACATGCTATTACATTCAGAATGTACAAAGAGCAGTTATTAACATGAAATTGATATTGGACATCTTAAGAAAAAGATTTAAGTTGTAAAGTGCTAAAGTAATATAAATATACAGACTGCCACAAGCTCAACATTGTTCTCAATCAGAGACAGAAGAATTGCTATATCCACTTTCTTTATTGTTGAGTGCCTGTTTGGGGGGCATTTACATTCCCATctaccccctccccactcccacaaaATTTTACAGATTGTCCAGTATATCTATTGCTGATAAAATGCTGTACAAAACATAGCGAGTGATGAATGATGCCACTTTATATGCAGCTGTGTGTGTGCCTGTAACCAAACTAGGCTTGTCTTGTTTGTTCCCCTGAGTTGTCTAAAGTTAACAGCAGAGATGTATAAAAGATGGGGGCAGTAAGCAAGGGCCATCACTGACCAGGTGAGATTCTATATAAATCAAAGCCCACCCTGGTGCCTTCACACTTCCCTCCATAACTAACCTTGAAATCGGAAATACTGTACATGGAAATACAACAGCAAACAGCAACCCAGTCTTAAGATGTAAACAATATCTTGCAACTCAATGATAATCCTACGTGTCTTGATGTTTCAACAattcagtaattttaaaaaaatcagaattagtgTAATACAATTCTGATCAAAGAAATTTCTCAAGTATTTTTAGGAGatggatgatttaaaaaaataaaattaaatcacaTTCAGTAAAGTGGTTTGCTATTCTTGCCCACATGGGGTTTTATCTGTTTTTAAATAGCAGAGTTTGTGTAAAATCATtccaaagcagaactgagaaatCATTACAGTCTATACTTTCAAGACAgtaattttacaaaaaaaaaagaattttttgagGCATTGAAAGGATAGCTGAAAGGaggtaaaaatgcatttttactaGTTTTCATATTTAATCTCTCATAATAACTATCAGTTTTTAACCATCTTagaataacttaaaaataaatactggTTTAAATTTAACACTCTACAATCACAGATATAGGAATAACTCAAAACGACAGGAAATATATTTGAGAATGCTGTTCTGGAAAAGTACTTTGTATTAAAATGCTTATGGTAAAAACTGGCCATAAAAATAAGTGGTATTCTTCACATTTATCCAATTTAAGTTGTTACTGTTATTTATTTCATAATTCCTCAGTTTACTGATAAACTATTTGATCTAAAATTCTACATCAAATTAATCCATTTAGAAAAATAACAGCCCATGTTTTGCCAAATGGAAACACGaaagtcattattttaaaaaaaatttattcacaTTTACCTATTCATTTTCCTAAAAAGATCAAGGAGTTTTCAGTAGTGTTCAATAATTTTTGTGTGGTCTGCTCATTGTCACGTGAGCTAAGATCCTAGTTTACTAGCATGGGAATCAGAGTTGTGAAAACACTTGGCTGATGCTTAGCACCTCTTTAAAAACGGGAATGTGAAGGTCTAATGCCTCCTCATATAGCTAATGACATACAACCAGATTCTGAATGgaagcttttttgtttgtttgtttgtttggctgacttaaaaacaaactgaaaaagaaaactttttaaaaggattttgatGGTCCtgttcacatatacatacattcctgttaagaCATAGTTTTTGAAAGTGGGAAAGAAAGAGTAGTCAGTCACCTTCTCCTCACAGTCCTATAAACCCAGTATTTGATATTATTTCAATAACTGTTATCATACTACTtcgtttttcttatttcctttgttttcatgtttcccaaggtccatttcaagaaagtcttcaGGTGTATCTTGTAAAGTTTTTGACTTCTGACTATCAGACTTTGCTTCATCTAGAGGATGCTGACACAGTCCAACTTTGCATGGTCTCACAAGAGCCAGAAAAATAGCTGCTACTAGCATGCCAGCTGCACAGGAGTAGAAAGCTGAAGCGTAATTCTGGGTGCTATCCACTAGAATACCTGGAGGAAAACATAATATGTAAAAGTTTTCAGAAGCAGTGGATATCTTTCTCTAACTCTCACTTACTGAGAAAACATTCTGGTTTTCCTgatttatattattaaaaatagaaatgttaaatTCACCATTACTGGCCTGCGtctccccaaagagatcaaagaccaagaaaaagaacccatatacacaaaaatattttagcagcagCAATTTtctgttgtagcaaagaattggaaattaagggagagAGGGGTGCTTAACAGTTGAGGAGTGGTTGAACAAACCATAgtaatattaatgtaatggattattattgACCCTTAAAAAACgatgaaagacctgaatttagagaaaccagggaagatttgtatgaagtaACGTAGAGTGCAGTTACCAGGAAAACAGTTTCTATAATGActacaaaattataaaggaaaacaactttgaaacaaTAACTGATTCTCACTAATGCAATGCCCAGTCATGACTTCAGAAAACTAGTGAATCTTGCTTTCCCATTTCTTGGCAGAAAAGTATTGGACAATAAGATATGTTTTCAGATGTAGCCAAtatatgaatttgttttgcttgactatacttattaATTATAAAGGAAGTCTTTTACTTCTTAGTAGGGGGAGAGATGTAGTTGGGAGTAGGAGGTAGTGATATTGatgcaaaaagggaaaaaaatgtcaaacatacaaatacaaaaaatacataagagagagcagaaggaagttcagaagggaaagtagaaactGGGCAATGTTGGTACTactgtgttaaatttaatatatactttaaaatctTAAACTACACATAGtatagagattcatggtttcacatACAATCCTTTCTATTTTGGAtctggaaatgtttcacatttgctgactttgtgaaatgcaaaataaaataagaaacttGTAAAAGAAATGGTAGAGAGAAGAAAGCTATATCACATCTATACCAATAGtttcaaaaagaattaaaataatctGTAATGTAAGGAAATGTCTCAGAAATGCCAAAACGTTATTCTGTACCTGGAAAAGGGAAAATAGCTGAATTTTTGTGTGTCAGGGAGGGTCAtttgaaatatggaaaaaaaaaaaagatgaatttgtcCTTGTaaactctgttttttaaagtaaccAAACCAATAAATGTACTTTTCCCCTCAAACATATTCACATATCTTTAAAAAACGAGATAGCACAGGCAACTAAGTAGCACAGTAAATAGAACacaggccctggaatcaggaggacctgagttcaaatctgacctcagacacctgacacttactagctgtgtgaccttggacaagtcacttaacgtcaattgctttgccttctcccctccaaaaaaaaatgagatggcACACTTAATGATGTATTGAATCACAACATCATTAAGTATGTACTGTACATCAGTGCTACAAATCACAATCATATCCCTTTTACCAAGGAGTTAAGGTACAGCAATCCGACAAGTATATGGGTACAACTGCATACCTAGGACTGTAACAACCTTTCTGagaaggaacattttttttaaatcttctaaTTTTCATAATTCTATTAGTCAGGTGAGAGACAGGCATAGTGGCTAGAGCGGCCCTTGAAGTGAGGAATACATAGTATCAAATCATAACTGTGCGAGCAGAGATAAATGATCAATCAGCTTTGGTGAAGGGATATTCACACAAGCTTTTTCTTGCCAACAACACAGCATGGTGAAAGGAGCACTGAACATCTGGGTTCCAGGCCTGATTGTACCATCATTCAGtctgtgaccttgatcaagtcacttcatATATGTGGGAGTCAAATGAGTtaatctctgaggtcttttccaactccaaaAACCAAAGGTTGTGATCTAGTAAGGAACATAATGCAGAATCCACAGAGTAGCTAATGACAGCACATTTTAGAGAGCAAGATATACAGTTAAATTACCTGAAAGGGGTGGTCCGGCAAGTCCTGATATACTCTGAGCGAAGACATAGACTCCAGCTGCAGAAGACATCTTCTCAATTCCCGCTACGTCATCTTCCGCTAGCAGAGGAAGATGAGTACCTGCTACTGTTCCAAGCACGAACCCAAAAAATGAGCTGCACGTTATAAGACCCCAAAATTCAGAAGCAAAAGGGAAGGCACATAAAGATACAGTCAACAAAATGACACAGATAAGCTCAATATAGATCTTACGGATGGGTTTTCTATCAAGGACAAAACCAGCACTGATTCTTCCAAAAATCTCTGCTATTGCCATTGCAGATAACGTAAAAGCTGAACGATCCTTGTCAACACCCAGACTGATGCTCAGAGGAATGATGTACAAAGGGGGAGCAAAGAATCCAAGGGTAGCAAACAGGCCAAAAAGTACATAACaaataaaactcttttctttcaaaatagaAAAGTCCAATAATGAAGCTTTTTCACTTGGTTTGGTATCAATGGATTTTACCAGGATTCCTATGTCAGTTTTTGGCTCAGGTTCTGCATTGGCATGACTAGGCACGTTTTTAGGTGAGGTAGTTAATTCTACTCCAGAGTCAATGGAGTCTATTGAGGTGTGTGTCTTCTCATTTTCAAGCATATACTGTACTTCTTTCCGATTTTCAATTGAGGGTACTTTTGGTATTCCAGGTGATCTGATTATAATTGGTCGAAGCAGGGATCCACAGATGATAATGTTTAATTGTAGTACACCAACAGCGAAGAGACTGTATCTCCAGccaattttctctttcaaagctGTGATGGCTTGAATatttgggagaaaagaaataacagaagtcaaactgcaagtcatgtcatcatcttgatgtcatggtcctctttgagaatgaaggacaaaaacgcAACCTCAGTAAGAGTCAGACAGAGTGTTATGTGGTTCCCCTGTAAAAACTCATGTCATCTCTTGAGCTGCTCTAAGAGAAACCTGGTTTCCTACAATAATTTTACTCTACCCTTATCAGACTTTATTTGGAGTACTCTACTTCTGAGTGCCGCAGTTTAGGAAATGATATTGATAAGCTGAAGAAACTTCTTTAATGTTTGAAAGAATGGAGAATTGTTAAGGTGGGAAGGACCTAGGAAAGCCCTGGAACCCATGCTATATGAGGACTGGTTAAAGGAACTTGGAGGTGTTTAACATAAAAAGGAACCAGATGGACACATGATAGCTGTTTCCAAACATGTTAAGGAATGGAACTGATTCTGATGGTTCCAGAGAGCAAAACCAGAAGGAACAGGTGGAAGTTCAAAAGAAGCCAATTTAGATTttaaatcaaggaaaacttccaaatatttagagctgtcccaaagagGTGGTGAACTCCCCATCATGTGAGGTTCTCTTCAGAGGCTAGATGACTGCTTGTGGAGTATCTTATTGTGGGGAGTTCTTTCAGCTATGGATCCAACTAGACTTGAAAATGCTACGATTCTGTGTTTACTTCTGGATGCCACAGTAAGAACACTGACAAACTACCAGCAGAAGGGATTTAATACTATGTTGGATGAGCGGTAAAAAGGAATGCACTGTAATTTAAAAGATATACATGATACATGTTTACTGCATTTGttgagtcatagatttagatctgaaagtgACTGTAGACATCATCTAATCCAGCTTCCAAATTTTACAGTCACAGAAACAAGACCAGAGAGGTTAGATaacctgcctaaggtcacaaacaTAAGCAGCAGACCTGGGATCTGAACTTAGTTTTGctcattccaaatccaatgctctacACTGTCATTTAATGAAAGAATATCtatgacagctgtcttcaaatatataaaaaactgcCACATGGGTGAGTGATTAAATTTAGGCTCTGCAGTTCTGCAGGACAGAGCTGGAACAAAAGAGTTAAAGCTGAAGAGTTAGATTCTGCCTCAGCATACTTTAACAATTAAAACTATGAATTTCTCATTCCTTTACATGTATTCCTGAATGGGGTAAGAGATTAGACTAGATTATGACCTATAAAGTCTCTTTCAATTCCAATATTCTAGGTAATAAATTAGGAAAAACACTCacccaaccaaccaatcaaacaaaaaattctaaaaattcaGATTCTGAAAATTAGCATGGTTGTTACAAAGATTTAAATTATAtaatgatcacagatttagaatctATGTTCGTATGAAATATGTTACAAGTAACTTTATTTGGGACATTCATCTCTAAAAATAAGACAATGCTTGGAACTTAACTTTAGACACAAAAACCTTTTACTTTAGCATACCTCATGACCCAGAGACTGTTGGAAAAgaatcaacacacacacacgtacagacACTTTTTTGGAGGTGGTGTCATAGTGGAAACCATGTTGCATCT
The DNA window shown above is from Notamacropus eugenii isolate mMacEug1 chromosome 2, mMacEug1.pri_v2, whole genome shotgun sequence and carries:
- the SLC16A6 gene encoding monocarboxylate transporter 7 isoform X1 produces the protein MSEAPHRGSALHTARAQTHDVPRKLRMTQTRKFCSSANVYSQVPDGGWGWVVACAFFVVEALTYGVIKSFGVFFNDIRDSFKETNSRISWIISICVFVLTFTAPLSTILTNRFGHRPVVIVGGLLVSAGMIVASFAQTVVHMYIAIGVISGLGFCLSFLPTVTILSLYFEKRRSLVTAVASTGECFAVFTSAPAITALKEKIGWRYSLFAVGVLQLNIIICGSLLRPIIIRSPGIPKVPSIENRKEVQYMLENEKTHTSIDSIDSGVELTTSPKNVPSHANAEPEPKTDIGILVKSIDTKPSEKASLLDFSILKEKSFICYVLFGLFATLGFFAPPLYIIPLSISLGVDKDRSAFTLSAMAIAEIFGRISAGFVLDRKPIRKIYIELICVILLTVSLCAFPFASEFWGLITCSSFFGFVLGTVAGTHLPLLAEDDVAGIEKMSSAAGVYVFAQSISGLAGPPLSGILVDSTQNYASAFYSCAAGMLVAAIFLALVRPCKVGLCQHPLDEAKSDSQKSKTLQDTPEDFLEMDLGKHENKGNKKNEVV
- the SLC16A6 gene encoding monocarboxylate transporter 7 isoform X2 translates to MTQTRKFCSSANVYSQVPDGGWGWVVACAFFVVEALTYGVIKSFGVFFNDIRDSFKETNSRISWIISICVFVLTFTAPLSTILTNRFGHRPVVIVGGLLVSAGMIVASFAQTVVHMYIAIGVISGLGFCLSFLPTVTILSLYFEKRRSLVTAVASTGECFAVFTSAPAITALKEKIGWRYSLFAVGVLQLNIIICGSLLRPIIIRSPGIPKVPSIENRKEVQYMLENEKTHTSIDSIDSGVELTTSPKNVPSHANAEPEPKTDIGILVKSIDTKPSEKASLLDFSILKEKSFICYVLFGLFATLGFFAPPLYIIPLSISLGVDKDRSAFTLSAMAIAEIFGRISAGFVLDRKPIRKIYIELICVILLTVSLCAFPFASEFWGLITCSSFFGFVLGTVAGTHLPLLAEDDVAGIEKMSSAAGVYVFAQSISGLAGPPLSGILVDSTQNYASAFYSCAAGMLVAAIFLALVRPCKVGLCQHPLDEAKSDSQKSKTLQDTPEDFLEMDLGKHENKGNKKNEVV